GAGGTACGCTGCGCTAACCTCGCGCCAGACGGTGCCAGCTGGTCAAGCAACGTTGCTGGGGAAAGCAACATCTGATGAAACGGACGCAGCGTTTCGACGGCAGCTTGCGTACCAGGTTCGTCTCTCCCCTTCGTTTGCTCTATGACCAAAACCGCACTTATTGCCGGGGCCAGTGGCCTCGTGGGTAGCCAGTTGCTGCCGTTACTACTCGCTTCGGAGCGGTACAACCGCGTTATTGCCGTGGGGCGGCGGCCGCTGCCGCTGGTGCATCCCAAGCTGGAGCAGCGCGTTGTCGACTTCGATAGGCTGGAGGAACACCGCTTGCAGCTTATTGCCGACGACGTGTTTTGCTGCCTGGGCACCACCATGCGCCAGGCCGGCTCCCGGGAGGCTTTTTACCGGGTAGATTATGACTACGTGGTGAAGCTGGCCGCCCTTACGGCCGGCAATTTCGCAGGCCAGTTTTTGGTGGTGTCGGCTATGGGCGCCGACCCGGCTTCCCGCATCTACTACAACCGCGTGAAGGGCGAAATGGAAGAGGCCGTGCGGCAGACGACGTTTCGGGCGGTGCACATCTTCCGGCCCTCCCTGCTGCTGGGGCCGCGCGCTGCAAAGCGCCTGGGCGAGCAATTGGGCGCTGTGCTACTGCGCCTGGCCACCCCGCTGCTACGCGGCCGGTGGCAGCACTACCGCGCCATCGGGGCCGATACCGTGGCGCGGGCCATGCTGCGCGCCGCTGAAGATGACGGGGGCGGGGTGCGGGTGCACCTCTCCGCCGCCATTGCGCGGGGGGGGCAAGCTACCCGGTAGTATTCCGGGTCAATTTGTACTTTTGCCAGACATTCACCTTTTGACTTACTGAAGCAGTACATGAATCGTCTGGTTATTGGCTTGCTGACCCTGGGCTTGCTGACGGGTACGGAAACAGCCTGGGCCCAAAGCAGAAAGAAGAGCGGCAGCGGCAGCAGTGGGGCCGGCTACCAAACCGGCCTGGGCCTGCGCGGCGGAGGTTGGTCGTCGGGGCTTACGTTCAAGCACTTCCTGAGCGGCAAAAACAACGTGGCCTTCGAGGGTCTCGTCACCCGGGAGTACGCCGCCCGCGGTGCCCGCGTCACGCTGCTGCTGGAAAAGCACAAGCCTGTTTCCGACTTCAAAGGCCTGCAATTCTACTACGGCGCCGGGGCGCACGTGGGGTCGTACCGCCGCTACTACTATTACTACGACGGACGCTACGGCCGGGGCAAGAACAAGCGCTACTACACGGTGTACCGAGTAGACGAGGACCCGTACCTGGCCGCCGGCGCCGACCTTATCCTCGGCCTCGAATACAAGATGGAAGACCTGCCCTTCGTGGTGGGCGTCGATTATAAGCCCTTCTTTGAAGTGTTCGACGGCTACACCGGCTTCTACAACGATGCCGCGCTAAGCCTGCGCTTCACGTTCTAGCTTCCGGCAGCCCCCCCCACGGCCCTCGCCTTCAGCCCGACCCCGGTTTGTTCCGGGGTCGGGCTTTTACATTCCCCGTACGGCCGCTCAGCTGGCGTGCGTACAGACTTTTTGCAGAAGCGGTTGGCGTAAGCTACAAGTAGGTCAGTCCGCTATAGAGACGCGACCCGCAGCAACCCTGCTACAGCCGAACCCGGTACCGGGTGCTGGCCGCGCCCCCGAAGATGCCGTAGCCCGTGCGAATATTGGAGTGCAGCGGCGCCGGCTCGGCGAAGGGATTTTCCTGGGTTTCCTCGTAGCGGCGCTGCGACTGGATGAAGCGGTACAGGTCGGGGGTGAGGCTGAGCACGGTAACCTGCACGTAGGCCGGCGGCGCGCAGGTGCTGCCGAAGCAGCTGTAGTAGCTGCTCACGTTGGAGCTGAGCGTGAAGCGCCGGCCGTTGACGTCGGTGTCGGCGTAAGGGTTCAAATCGTAGACATTCCGCCCCAGGTTCGACAGCTGAAACGCGCCCACCCGGAAGTCTGCGTCGTCTTCATCGGCGTAGAGGGTGGTGATGCGCTGGCCCTGGGCATCGAGCAGCTCGGCTTGCACCAGGTAGTAATCGGTGGAGGCGGCCGGGTCGGTGAGCGTCAGCGCCAGGCGGCCCCGCACCTCATCGGGGTCGTTGGGGTCAGGAGCCCGCCGGGTAAAGGTGACGCTTTCCAGCTGGGGCTGAGCGGGCAGTGTGAGGGTGCTTGCCACCGACTCCAGGCCCGGCAGGCTGGCGCGCAGGGTATAAGTCTGGCCCGGCTGACCGGCAAAGTTCAGGGTGGGCTCGTAGTTGCCGGGCTGAGTGTCGAAGCCGCTGAAGGGGCGCGGAGAGCCGGGTGAGTGCCGGGCCGGCTTAAACCGCTCCACCACCGTGCCGGCCGCGTCGAGCACTTCCACGGTAGCATCGGGGCGCCCGGTTAGCTCGCGCGTGTCGAACATGCGCTGGCTGTTGCTCACGTAGAGCTGCCCGAAACGCACTTCCTGCTCGCCTTGCTGCTGCGGAGCGGTGGTACTCAGCACGTAGCGCAAGGCAATGCGGGGCGTGTGCTTAGGCTCGGGAAGGTTGACGTCGTTGGTGCAGCCAGCCAGCAGCAGAGCCACGGGCAGCGCAGAAAGTATCTTTTTCACCTTGGTATAGAAATGAGAAGTGAGAAATCAGAGGTGAGAGGCGAGAAGTGACAGGTGACAAGTAGAACGGTCATGCTGAGCTTGTTGAAGCATCTCTCCCGCTGGCTAACTTCAATCGTGCAAACGAAGCGGGAGAGATGCTTCGCGGGGCGGACGCCAGATGAAGCAGGACGGGCTGATAGCGCCGCTGCTGAACGACAAACCAGGCAGCCTAGAACCGGAAGGCTTTGCTGAAGGAGGGCAGAACCGGGAACAGCGACACCTGGCGGTAGCTGGGCTTGCGGGTCACGTTGCCGTTCGGGTCTTGCCGGCCCCCCCGGAAGTAGATGTAGTAGGGGTTGCGGCGGCTGTAGGCGTTGTAGAGCGAGAAGCTGTTCACCACTTCGCCCCAGCGCTTCTTCTTGGTTTTGCTCAGGTCCAGGTCGAGGCGGTGGTAGGCGGCCATGCGGTAGGAGTTCCGCTCGCCGTAGTCCTCCAGCACCTCATAGTCGCCCAGGTTGAAGCGGCCCTGGCCCAGTGTCACGGCGTTGCCGGTGCCGTACACCCACGTGCCCGACAGGGTGAACGTGGGGCTGAAGTGGTGAATGACCACCAGCGAGGCATTGTGGCGCCGGTCGTACTTGTAGGGGAAGATGCGGCCTTGGTTGAGGTCGGGGAAGCGGCGCCGGCTCCAGGCCAGCGTGTAGCCCAGCCAGCCGGTGGTGCGGCCCGTCTTCTTCTGCACAAACAGCTCCCCGCCGTAAGCCCAGCCGTTGCCGCTGGTTACTTTGTCCTGCCAGTTGTTGTCGGTGGTGCCCAGGAAACTGGCGCCCTCGCGGTACTCAATCAGGTTGCGCATGGGTTTGTAGTAGCTTTCCAGGCTGAGCTCATACTCCTGGCCCCCCAGGCGCAGGGTGCGGGCCGCCCCCAGGCTCAGCTGCTGGGCCCGCTGGGGCTTGACCCTGGGCGTGGCCGGCACCCACAGGTCGGTGGGCAGGCCGATGCCGCTGTTGGTGAGCAGGTGAATGTACTGCGTGGTGCGGGCGTAGGCGGCTTTCAGGGCCCAGTCTTCGGTGAGCAGGAAGCGCGCCGCCACCCGCGGCTCCAGCGACGGATACAGCTGCCCGTTCACCAGAAACGCGTTCAGCCGCACGCCCCCATTCACCTTCAGCCGCTCCGACACCCGAAAGTCGTCTTCGGCGTAGAGTGAGGCCTCACTGGCCAGGGTACGGGAGGCCGAGTTCAGGCGGGAGCCTATGTCCGAGGAGTTGTTTTTGACCTGCAAGGCTCCCGGCCGGAACGAGTGCAGAATATACTGCCCGCCGAAGCGGATGTAGTGG
This region of Hymenobacter sp. YIM 151500-1 genomic DNA includes:
- a CDS encoding DUF4249 domain-containing protein encodes the protein MKKILSALPVALLLAGCTNDVNLPEPKHTPRIALRYVLSTTAPQQQGEQEVRFGQLYVSNSQRMFDTRELTGRPDATVEVLDAAGTVVERFKPARHSPGSPRPFSGFDTQPGNYEPTLNFAGQPGQTYTLRASLPGLESVASTLTLPAQPQLESVTFTRRAPDPNDPDEVRGRLALTLTDPAASTDYYLVQAELLDAQGQRITTLYADEDDADFRVGAFQLSNLGRNVYDLNPYADTDVNGRRFTLSSNVSSYYSCFGSTCAPPAYVQVTVLSLTPDLYRFIQSQRRYEETQENPFAEPAPLHSNIRTGYGIFGGAASTRYRVRL
- a CDS encoding oxidoreductase, producing the protein MTKTALIAGASGLVGSQLLPLLLASERYNRVIAVGRRPLPLVHPKLEQRVVDFDRLEEHRLQLIADDVFCCLGTTMRQAGSREAFYRVDYDYVVKLAALTAGNFAGQFLVVSAMGADPASRIYYNRVKGEMEEAVRQTTFRAVHIFRPSLLLGPRAAKRLGEQLGAVLLRLATPLLRGRWQHYRAIGADTVARAMLRAAEDDGGGVRVHLSAAIARGGQATR